From a region of the Triticum aestivum cultivar Chinese Spring chromosome 7D, IWGSC CS RefSeq v2.1, whole genome shotgun sequence genome:
- the LOC123167270 gene encoding geraniol 8-hydroxylase yields the protein MVAMAVLATWLAWLVVSLFSFYLLNLLAHARSGLPPGPRPLPLIGSLHLLGDKPHRSLARLAKIHGSLMSIRLGAVTTVLVSSPAMAREFLQRHDSVLATRSVPDATGKHAADVAWLSPGPRWRALRKMMATELFAPHRLDALHHLRSDKVRELTDHVARLAREGTAVNVGRVAFTTSLNLISRTIFSVDLTSLDDHGGSEDFQEVITAMKEGLGTPNVSDFFPVLAAADLQGMRRRLARIFARLHAVFDAEVDQRLRGRDAGQPRKNDYLDVLLDVAPRDEGKDLLDRDTLRSQFTYLFAAGSDTSSSTVEWAMAELLRNPSSMAKVCDKLAQVIVSRRNIEEADIVRLPYLQAVIKETFRLHPPAPLLLPRQPEMTVKIAGYTIPKGSRVFINVWAIGRDKDVWTEPEKFMPERFLGSAIDFKGVDFELLPFGAGRRICPGMALAIRMVHVMLASMLNQFKWSLPVELERDGIDMEDQFGLTLVKAVPLCAMATLIRGKEKEPF from the exons ATGGTGGCCATGGCTGTGCTTGCGACATGGCTAGCATGGCTCGTCGTCTCTCTCTTCTCCTTCTACCTTCTCAACCTCCTCGCGCACGCGCGGTCCGGCCTCCCGCCGGGCCCCCGCCCACTGCCGCTCATCGGCAGCCTCCACCTCCTCGGCGACAAGCCGCATCGCTCCCTCGCCCGCCTAGCCAAGATCCACGGTTCACTCATGTCCATCCGCCTCGGCGCGGTCACCACGGTGCTCGTCTCCTCCCCCGCCATGGCCCGGGAGTTCCTGCAGAGGCATGATTCCGTCCTCGCCACCCGGTCCGTGCCTGACGCCACCGGCAAGCACGCGGCGGACGTAGCCTGGCTGTCCCCCGGGCCGAGGTGGCGCGCGCTCCGCAAGATGATGGCCACGGAGCTCTTCGCGCCGCACCGGCTCGACGCGCTCCACCACCTCCGGAGCGACAAGGTGAGGGAGCTCACGGACCACGTCGCGCGGCTGGCGCGCGAGGGCACGGCGGTGAACGTCGGCCGCGTGGCCTTCACGACCAGCCTGAACCTTATCTCCCGCACCATCTTCTCCGTCGACCTCACCAGCCTCGACGACCACGGCGGCTCCGAGGACTTCCAAGAGGTGATCACGGCCATGAAGGAAGGCTTGGGGACCCCGAACGTGTCCGACTTCTTCCCAGTGCTCGCGGCGGCCGACCTGCAGGGCATGCGCCGGCGCCTGGCGCGGATCTTCGCGCGGCTGCACGCCGTGTTCGACGCCGAGGTGGACCAGAGGCTGCGCGGCCGCGACGCCGGCCAGCCCAGGAAGAACGACTACCTCGACGTGCTGCTCGACGTGGCGCCGCGTGACGAGGGCAAGGACCTGCTCGACCGTGATACGCTACGTTCACAGTTCACG TACTTGTTTGCTGCTGGTAGTGACACAAGCTCTAGCACAGTGGAATGGGCAATGGCTGAGCTTCTTCGAAACCCATCATCAATGGCTAAGGTTTGTGACAAGCTTGCACAAGTTATCGTCTCTAGAAGAAACATTGAAGAAGCTGACATTGTACGATTGCCCTATCTCCAAGCTGTCATAAAAGAGACTTTTCGACTCCACCCTCCAGCTCCACTCTTGTTGCCACGACAACCTGAGATGACAGTCAAAATAGCTGGTTACACAATACCTAAAGGTTCACGTGTGTTCATAAATGTATGGGCGATAGGTCGAGATAAAGATGTATGGACAGAACCTGAGAAGTTTATGCCTGAGAGGTTCTTGGGTTCGGCAATTGACTTTAAGGGTGTAGAttttgagctccttccatttggtGCGGGGCGTCGAATCTGCCCTGGAATGGCTTTGGCAATTAGGATGGTGCATGTGATGCTCGCTTCCATGTTAAACCAGTTTAAGTGGAGTCTTCCCGTTGAGCTGGAACGGGATGGGATTGATATGGAAGATCAGTTTGGCCTGACACTAGTGAAGGCCGTGCCCCTTTGTGCTATGGCAACACTGATTAGAGGAAAAGAAAAGGAACCATTTTAA